One Panicum virgatum strain AP13 chromosome 9K, P.virgatum_v5, whole genome shotgun sequence genomic region harbors:
- the LOC120646694 gene encoding probable receptor-like serine/threonine-protein kinase At5g57670 produces MAVEERGEGVGRCILVGLHMDAVGRDLLRWALNQAARPGDRVVAVHIYRKSDLCKTNTLRLIRTLDDYLAEYESLCSRKEIVLVGRVTPGSSIQKELVKEAKLCAAMVVVLGANKKYSFGGSTCLAKYCAKKLPPTTTVVAIQNGKPVFVREAPKPPLGAEPKPVLRMVLHPSVGLEAKVIIPNQDRSARSMDFDAEGCGHGAPATESVEDATKASGGVAPEQRLGWPLLRRAHAAAAAAAVAAAVPAPSAKEQEPRKQSVVQWVMSLPRRTTPSESAGAPAGAGLASELKAMLDGGGARCRWFRYEELYDSTNHFSAENLIGNGGNSRVYRGSLACGQQVAIKLSKASAEASKDFLREVDIITKLQHQRILPLIGVCVEGPNLISVYSYLPRGSLEDNLHGERSKPALSWEKRYKAALGIAEALSYVHSGGPRPVIHRDVKSSNILLTEEFEPQLSDFGLAIWAPTNPTSMAHSDVVGTFGYLAPEYFMYGKVTDKVDVYAFGVVLLELLSGRKPISSDGASPKGQESLVMWATPVLSSGDITDLLDPRLDVEHDDAEVRRMVTAACLCLRRSARLRPPISQILSILRGESAASIADQGGAAELDCLDDEAYPAANVRSHLGLALLDVEDSESISSTEHSSGLSPLEEYLRERWSRSSSFD; encoded by the exons ATGGCGGTGGAGGAGCGCGGGGAGGGCGTCGGCCGGTGCATACTGGTGGGGCTGCACATGGACGCCGTCGGCAGGGACCTGCTCCGTTGGGCGCTCAACCAGGCGGCGAGGCCGGGGGACCGCGTCGTCGCCGTGCACATTTACCGCAAGTCCG ACCTGTGCAAGACGAACACTCTGAGGCTGATCAGGACGCTGGACGACTACCTGGCGGAGTACGAGTCCCTCTGCAGCCGGAAAGAG ATCGTTCTGGTCGGCCGGGTGACGCCGGGGAGCTCGATCCAGAAGGAGCtggtgaaggaggccaagctctGCGCCGCCATGGTCGTGGTGCTCGGCGCCAACAAGAAGTACTCCTTCGG AGGGTCGACTTGCCTGGCCAAGTACTGCGCCAAGAAGCTGCCGCCGACGACCACCGTGGTCGCCATCCAGAACGGCAAGCCCGTCTTCGTCCGGGAGGCGCCCAAGCCGCCACTTG GAGCAGAGCCGAAGCCGGTGCTGCGCATGGTGCTGCACCCGAGCGTGGGGCTGGAGGCCAAGGTCATCATCCCGAACCAGGACCGGAGCGCGCGGTCCATGGACTTCGACGCCGAGGGATGCGGCCACGGTGCGCCGGCGACGGAGTCCGTCGAGGACGCCACTAAggccagcggcggcgtggcgccagAGCAGAGGCTCGGGtggccgctcctccgccgcgcgcacgccgccgcagcggccgcggcggtggcggcggccgtccccGCGCCAAGCGCCAAGGAGCAAGAGCCGCGGAAGCAGTCGGTGGTGCAGTGGGTGATGAGCCTGCCCCGGCGGACCACGCCGTCGGAGTCCGCCGGGGCGCCCGCGGGGGCGGGGCTCGCGTCGGAGCTCAAGGCaatgctcgacggcggcggcgcgcggtgccgGTGGTTCCGCTACGAGGAGCTCTACGACTCCACCAACCACTTCTCCGCAG AGAACCTGATCGGGAACGGCGGGAACAGCCGGGTGTACAGGGGCAGCCTAGCCTGCGGGCAGCAGGTGGCGATCAAGCTGTCCAAGGCGTCGGCCGAGGCGTCCAAGGACTTCCTCCGGGAGGTGGACATCATCACCAAGCTCCAGCACCAGCGGATCCTCCCGCTGATCGGCGTCTGCGTGGAAGGCCCCAACCTCATCTCTGTCTACAGCTACCTCCCCCGAGGCAGCCTCGAGGACAACCTGCACG GGGAGAGGTCAAAGCCGGCGCTGTCATGGGAGAAACGGTACAAGGCGGCGCTGGGGATCGCGGAGGCCCTGAGCTACGTGCACTCCGGCGGCCCCCGGCCGGTGATCCACAGGGATGTCAAGTCCTCCAACATCCTCCTCACGGAAGAGTTCGAGCCCCAG CTTTCCGATTTCGGGCTCGCCATCTGGGCGCCGACGAACCCGACCTCCATGGCGCACAGCGACGTCGTCGGCACGTTCGGGTACCTGGCGCCGGAGTACTTCATGTACGGGAAGGTGACGGACAAGGTGGACGTGTACGCGTTCGGCGTCGTGCTGCTGGAGCTCCTGTCCGGGCGGAAGCCCATCAGCAGCGACGGGGCGTCGCCCAAGGGCCAGGAGAGCCTCGTCATGTGG GCGACTCCGGTGCTCAGCAGCGGCGACATCACGGACCTGCTGGACCCGAGGCTAGACGTGGAGCACGACGACGCGGAGGTGAGGCGGATGGTCACGGCCGCGTGCCTCTGCCTCCGGAGGTCGGCTCGGCTCAGGCCGCCGATATCGCAG ATACTGAGCATACTACGAGGAGAGAGCGCGGCGAGCATCGCCGACCAGGGCGGTGCCGCGGAGCTGGACTGCCTGGACGACGAGGCGTACCCGGCGGCGAACGTGAGGTCGCACCTGGGCCTCGCGCTGCTGGACGTGGAGgactcggagtccatctccagcACGGAGCATAGCAGCGGCCTCAGCCCGTTGGAGGAGTACCTGCGGGAACGGTGGAGCCGATCGTCCAGCTTCGACTGA
- the LOC120646693 gene encoding uncharacterized protein LOC120646693 translates to MPARAPASPGPTGRCAGSLYRRFASLPARTPPPWPPPPRLPQTAHLRPSPAAPSTSQGTIDEPREGRDIGTEHEDDVWWTYPEEAKNQEYMLGPEYSPSKCHLTNTDVVLIPGIEANQDSH, encoded by the exons ATGCCGGCGCGCGCCCCGGCTTCGCCTGGCCCTACTGGCCGCTGCGCCGGCTCGCTCTACCGCCGGTTTGCCTCGCTGCCGgcgagaacgccgccgccatggccgcctccaCCACGGCTACCGCAGACAGCTCATCTCCGGCCATCTCCCGCCGCGCCGAGCACCTCCCAAG gtacgatagatgaaccacgtgaaggaCGTGATATTGGAACCGAACACGAAGACGATGTTTGGTGGACATATCCAGAAGAGGCAAAGAACCAGGAGTACATGCTTGGACCGGAATACTCGCCAAGCAAGTGTCATCTAACAAACACTGAcgtagtgttaatcccag gtatagaagctaaccaggattcgcattag
- the LOC120646695 gene encoding neurofilament heavy polypeptide-like has translation MSRCFPYPPPGYVRNPVAVAEAETTAKLQKESVKAEKKKEKRSGKKALQLGETSKHLKHSHKKRKHEDVSTAGQEAKKVSKESVEQSEKSGLSEERGAPCFIQIVRDSPQSSQDSSKRRKVVLPSPSQAKNGNIVRIKFKSNQDSQAVLEKPRDLEQPSIQQMGAGSLVSKQNSIQHRNEVNVRSAAAHQAVQKRVITEPLAKPMQRVVSQPAVKVTQPVELSVKAPVGRSDLLPPKVLGRVEPSPSRTMGRSGPQPVKMTQRVQHPPARDLQKGPQVPSEGIQRKSLAVAKVAQKEFRSDVRVPEAPVPQKPKEPPVLKQQQEPIISVPKEEPCFSGRNVEAAPGKEAKLSRSDRKKIRKAEKKEKKFSDLFVTWNPISLEMEGSDVAEQDWLLGGTRNTDASMTCRASDCSVPFQSMEQQPSLQPRATLLPDLHIYQLPYVIPF, from the exons ATGTCGAGGTGCTTCCCCTACCCGCCGCCGGGGTACGTGCGAAACCcagtggccgtggccgaggcggaGACGACCGCTAAG CTCCAGAAAGAAAGTGTAAAGGctgaaaagaagaaagagaaacgGAGTGGCAAGAAAGCTCTCCAGCTGGGTGAGACATCTAAACACTTAAAGCACAGCCATAAGAAGAGGAAGCATGAAGATGTCAGCACTGCTGGTCAGGAGGCCAAAAAGGTCTCCAAAGAATCAGTTGAGCAGTCGGAGAAGAGTGGGCTCTCAGAAGAGCGTGGAGCTCCTTGTTTTATACAGATTGTGCGTGACTCTCCTCAGAGCTCGCAGGACAGCAGCAAGAGAAGAAAGGTTGTCCTGCCCAGTCCTAGCCAAGCTAAGAATG GGAACATTGTCCGCATCAAGTTCAAAAGCAATCAAGACTCCCAAGCTGTATTGGAGAAACCCAGGGATCTTGAGCAACCATCTATCCAACAAATGGGAGCTGGTTCCCTGGTGAGCAAGCAAAATTCAATCCAGCATCGCAATGAAGTGAATGTAAGATCTGCAGCTGCACACCAAGCAGTACAAAAACGAGTGATAACAGAGCCCCTTGCAAAACCCATGCAGAGAGTTGTCTCCCAGCCTGCAGTGAAGGTCACACAACCGGTTGAGTTATCTGTGAAAGCACCAGTGGGAAGATCTGACCTCCTACCTCCGAAAGTTTTGGGAAGAGTGGAGCCTTCACCTTCGAGAactatgggaagatctggaccTCAACCTGTTAAGATGACGCAGAGAGTTCAACATCCACCTGCTAGGGATTTGCAGAAAGGTCCTCAGGTTCCATCTGAGGGGATTCAAAGAAAAAGCCTTGCAGTTGCAAAGGTGGCCCAGAAGGAATTCAGATCTGATGTTCGAGTGCCTGAAGCCCCTGTCCCGCAAAAACCGAAGGAACCACCTGTCCTCAAGCAGCAACAGGAGCCAATCATCTCTGTGCCCAAAGAAGAGCCTTGCTTCTCTGGTAGGAATGTGGAAGCTGCTCCAGGGAAGGAAGCGAAGCTGTCCCGGTCAGATAGAAAGAAAATCCGCAAGGctgagaagaaagagaagaagttcaGTGATCTCTTTGTTACCTGGAATCCCATTTCGCTAGAGATGGAAGGTTCAGATGTTGCTGAGCAAGACTGGCTGCTTGGTGGTACAAGGAACACTGATGCCAGCATGACCTGCAGAGCAAGTGATTGTTCAGTACCCTTCCAATCGATGGAGCAGCAGCCTTCGTTGCAACCCAGGGCTACTCTTTTGCCGGACCTCCATATCTATCAGTTGCCATATGTTATCCCATTTTAA